The following coding sequences lie in one Apium graveolens cultivar Ventura chromosome 3, ASM990537v1, whole genome shotgun sequence genomic window:
- the LOC141713561 gene encoding purine-uracil permease NCS1, translated as MVSKCLSLHLHQPHPHNAITSATYFHSNLCYTSHVPNILSTPKPSVNKRHHLLYQRPELFAPMSSNVSSATPLFDDLEPDPTLTNDDLKPTTSDQRTFTGWEMASLWIGLVVGVPTYYLAGSLVDLGMAWWQGIATVVTANIILLIPLVLTGDVGTRYGISFPVLARSSFGIRGAHIPTLLRALVGCGWYGIETWIGGEAIFLLLPESVKNSGLSQSLTWLGTSPLEFACFIAFWIAQLTIVWKGMEGIRVLEKYAAPILIVLTSALVIWAYVNAGGFGHMLSMSSSLSSSEFWSLFFPSLTANISFWATLALNIPDFTRYAKSQKDQIIGQVGLPLFMGAFTFVGLAVTSSTQVIFGRVISSPIELLGQIGGFTTTILAILGISLATITTNIAANVVAPANALVNLSPSIFTFRRGALLTALLGIVFQPWRLLKSSESFVYTWLVGYSALLGPIGGIILADYYVLKGTKLSIKDMYTMNTQGEYYYTGGYNISALAALIIGILPVIPGFLEKAGILTAVPGHFMVIYNNAWFFGFFLAGVMHCILSSLIGRKLKSRYVDPLLS; from the coding sequence ATGGTGTCAAAATGTTTAAGCCTCCATCTCCATCAACCTCATCCCCACAATGCTATTACTTCTGCAACTTACTTTCATTCAAACCTCTGTTACACATCTCATGTTCCTAACATATTATCAACTCCCAAGCCATCTGTCAACAAAAGACACCATCTTTTATATCAGAGGCCTGAATTATTTGCACCCATGTCATCTAATGTTTCCTCAGCTACTCCCTTGTTTGATGATCTTGAACCTGATCCTACTCTCACAAATGATGATCTTAAGCCAACAACATCAGATCAGAGGACTTTTACAGGGTGGGAAATGGCTAGTTTATGGATTGGACTAGTTGTTGGAGTACCAACTTACTATCTTGCTGGTAGTCTTGTTGATCTTGGCATGGCTTGGTGGCAAGGGATTGCAACAGTTGTAACTGCAAATATAATCTTGTTGATCCCATTAGTCCTTACAGGAGACGTTGGCACGCGGTATGGCATATCTTTTCCTGTGCTGGCAAGATCATCTTTTGGGATCAGGGGTGCCCATATTCCTACTTTGCTTAGAGCTTTGGTTGGTTGTGGTTGGTATGGCATTGAAACATGGATTGGTGGAGAAGCAATTTTCTTGCTTTTGCCAGAAAGTGTCAAGAACTCTGGTTTGTCTCAATCTTTAACCTGGCTTGGAACTTCACCACTTGAATTTGCTTGTTTTATTGCATTTTGGATTGCACAATTGACTATTGTTTGGAAAGGAATGGAAGGAATCAGAGTTCTTGAAAAATACGCGGCTCCAATTCTGATTGTACTTACATCTGCATTGGTCATATGGGCTTATGTTAATGCTGGTGGCTTTGGCCACATGTTGTCCATGTCTTCCAGTCTATCTTCTTCTGAGTTCTGGTCCTTGTTTTTTCCATCTTTAACAGCAAATATAAGTTTTTGGGCCACTCTGGCACTTAATATTCCAGATTTTACGCGATATGCTAAGAGTCAGAAAGATCAAATAATTGGCCAGGTTGGCCTTCCTCTATTCATGGGTGCATTCACATTTGTTGGCCTAGCAGTAACATCATCTACTCAAGTAATCTTTGGACGCGTAATTTCAAGTCCAATTGAGCTTCTTGGACAAATTGGTGGATTCACAACTACAATTCTTGCAATTCTTGGAATCAGTTTGGCTACAATCACAACAAACATAGCAGCAAATGTGGTTGCCCCAGCCAATGCACTAGTCAATCTTAGTCCATCCATTTTTACCTTCAGAAGAGGTGCACTTTTAACAGCATTGCTTGGAATTGTATTTCAACCCTGGAGGCTCCTTAAATCAAGTGAAAGCTTTGTGTACACATGGCTAGTTGGATATTCAGCATTGTTGGGGCCTATTGGGGGGATAATTTTAGCAGATTACTATGTTTTAAAAGGTACAAAGTTGAGTATTAAGGACATGTACACAATGAACACTCAAGGGGAATACTATTATACTGGTGGATATAATATATCAGCACTAGCAGCCTTGATCATCGGCATTTTACCTGTGATTCCTGGATTCTTAGAGAAGGCTGGAATTTTAACCGCGGTTCCTGGTCATTTCATGGTTATTTACAACAATGCTTGGTTCTTTGGCTTTTTTCTCGCAGGAGTTATGCATTGTATTCTTTCAAGTTTGATAGGAAGAAAACTCAAGTCTAGATATGTAGATCCCCTTCTAAGTTAA
- the LOC141713560 gene encoding protein RGF1 INDUCIBLE TRANSCRIPTION FACTOR 1-like isoform X2: protein METMQQLVPPWLEQLLHTSFFWVCNTHGDAARSECNMFCLDCGGDAFCFYCRSSNHKDHQVIQIRRSSYHDVVRVSEVQRAIDISGVQTYVINSARVMFLNERPQPKSAGSKGVSHLCEICGRSLLDPFRFCSLGCKLVGIKRNGNASFSLESKNEVVVRGDQGISNRRVVMNPSSSSTDHQIQQGSEELRAGSEQATFPHMSPPPGRRRKGIPHRAPFAS from the exons ATG GAAACAATGCAGCAACTGGTTCCACCATGGCTAGAACAATTGTTACACACATCTTTCTTTTGGGTGTGTAATACTCATGGAGATGCAGCCAGGAGTGAATGTAACATGTTTTGTTTGGATTGTGGTGGTGATGCATTTTGCTTCTATTGCCGCTCCTCTAACCACAAAGATCATCAAGTCATTCAG ATAAGAAGGTCATCATATCATGATGTGGTACGAGTATCAGAAGTACAAAGAGCAATAGACATAAGTGGAGTACAAACATATGTAATAAACAGTGCAAGAGTGATGTTCTTGAATGAAAGGCCTCAGCCCAAATCTGCAGGATCAAAAGGAGTTTCtcatctttgtgaaatctgtgGCAGGAGCCTTTTGGACCCATTTCGATTCTGTTCACTTGGCTGTAAG CTTGTAGGTATAAAGAGAAATGGGAATGCTAGCTTTAGCTTAGAGTCAAAGAATGAGGTAGTAGTAAGAGGTGATCAAGGGATATCAAACAGGAGAGTTGTCATGAATCCATCATCATCATCAACAGACCATCAAATTCAACAAGGATCAGAAGAGTTGCGTGCAGGTTCAGAACAAGCTACATTTCCTCATATGTCTCCCCCTCCTGGTAGGAGAAGAAAAGGCATTCCTCATAGAGCTCCTTTTGCCTCTTGA
- the LOC141713560 gene encoding protein RGF1 INDUCIBLE TRANSCRIPTION FACTOR 1-like isoform X3, producing MQQLVPPWLEQLLHTSFFWVCNTHGDAARSECNMFCLDCGGDAFCFYCRSSNHKDHQVIQIRRSSYHDVVRVSEVQRAIDISGVQTYVINSARVMFLNERPQPKSAGSKGVSHLCEICGRSLLDPFRFCSLGCKLVGIKRNGNASFSLESKNEVVVRGDQGISNRRVVMNPSSSSTDHQIQQGSEELRAGSEQATFPHMSPPPGRRRKGIPHRAPFAS from the exons ATGCAGCAACTGGTTCCACCATGGCTAGAACAATTGTTACACACATCTTTCTTTTGGGTGTGTAATACTCATGGAGATGCAGCCAGGAGTGAATGTAACATGTTTTGTTTGGATTGTGGTGGTGATGCATTTTGCTTCTATTGCCGCTCCTCTAACCACAAAGATCATCAAGTCATTCAG ATAAGAAGGTCATCATATCATGATGTGGTACGAGTATCAGAAGTACAAAGAGCAATAGACATAAGTGGAGTACAAACATATGTAATAAACAGTGCAAGAGTGATGTTCTTGAATGAAAGGCCTCAGCCCAAATCTGCAGGATCAAAAGGAGTTTCtcatctttgtgaaatctgtgGCAGGAGCCTTTTGGACCCATTTCGATTCTGTTCACTTGGCTGTAAG CTTGTAGGTATAAAGAGAAATGGGAATGCTAGCTTTAGCTTAGAGTCAAAGAATGAGGTAGTAGTAAGAGGTGATCAAGGGATATCAAACAGGAGAGTTGTCATGAATCCATCATCATCATCAACAGACCATCAAATTCAACAAGGATCAGAAGAGTTGCGTGCAGGTTCAGAACAAGCTACATTTCCTCATATGTCTCCCCCTCCTGGTAGGAGAAGAAAAGGCATTCCTCATAGAGCTCCTTTTGCCTCTTGA
- the LOC141713560 gene encoding protein RGF1 INDUCIBLE TRANSCRIPTION FACTOR 1-like isoform X1, producing the protein MGYEAQETMQQLVPPWLEQLLHTSFFWVCNTHGDAARSECNMFCLDCGGDAFCFYCRSSNHKDHQVIQIRRSSYHDVVRVSEVQRAIDISGVQTYVINSARVMFLNERPQPKSAGSKGVSHLCEICGRSLLDPFRFCSLGCKLVGIKRNGNASFSLESKNEVVVRGDQGISNRRVVMNPSSSSTDHQIQQGSEELRAGSEQATFPHMSPPPGRRRKGIPHRAPFAS; encoded by the exons ATGGGGTATGAAGCGCAGGAAACAATGCAGCAACTGGTTCCACCATGGCTAGAACAATTGTTACACACATCTTTCTTTTGGGTGTGTAATACTCATGGAGATGCAGCCAGGAGTGAATGTAACATGTTTTGTTTGGATTGTGGTGGTGATGCATTTTGCTTCTATTGCCGCTCCTCTAACCACAAAGATCATCAAGTCATTCAG ATAAGAAGGTCATCATATCATGATGTGGTACGAGTATCAGAAGTACAAAGAGCAATAGACATAAGTGGAGTACAAACATATGTAATAAACAGTGCAAGAGTGATGTTCTTGAATGAAAGGCCTCAGCCCAAATCTGCAGGATCAAAAGGAGTTTCtcatctttgtgaaatctgtgGCAGGAGCCTTTTGGACCCATTTCGATTCTGTTCACTTGGCTGTAAG CTTGTAGGTATAAAGAGAAATGGGAATGCTAGCTTTAGCTTAGAGTCAAAGAATGAGGTAGTAGTAAGAGGTGATCAAGGGATATCAAACAGGAGAGTTGTCATGAATCCATCATCATCATCAACAGACCATCAAATTCAACAAGGATCAGAAGAGTTGCGTGCAGGTTCAGAACAAGCTACATTTCCTCATATGTCTCCCCCTCCTGGTAGGAGAAGAAAAGGCATTCCTCATAGAGCTCCTTTTGCCTCTTGA